Below is a genomic region from Mesorhizobium sp..
GTCGCGCGAGCCGACGCCGGGAAGGTTCGAATTGGTCTCGCCGAAAGCGTAACCGCCCTGAACACCGACATAGGGACCGGCCCAGCCGGTCGAAGCCGAAGGCACCACCTCGACCGGAGCCGGCTCCGGCGCCTGCTCGTAGATGGCGTCCGCGGCGAAGGCGGGAAGGGCGAAGGCAAACGCGGTTGCCGCCAAAAGCGGACGACCGAATTTGAGGTTGGTCTTCATTGTATTCTCCTTGGTCTTCACGAACTCGAAACTCGAACCGAGAACCAACGTTCCATCGGGAGGTGACGGAGCGCCGCTTCGGCATGACGTGGAAGATGAGAGTCAAATGCGGCACGACGGCACCGCCAATCTGGTCATTGGCCGGCAACGGTACGGCGAGAAAAAGGCGTTGCATCGCGGCAACATCCCGTTGAGCGGCGCCGCTCGCCTGACCTGCGGACGGCTGGACGCCCTTCGATCGAAATCAAATAAGGCTTTGATTTTCCTTGGTTAATTTCGCAGTCCCTGATACATCCTTCCGCTGCGCCATCCCGATGGCTCCAGCAGCGTCAGGATTTGGCCGCAAGCTGCGCCGCGACCCCTGTCGGCCTCCGTTTCGCCCCATATATTTCGTCAACAGGGCTCTGGGGGACCACGATTCATGATCCATCAACCAAGAACCGCGCTGGTCACCGGAGGCGCGCGCAGGATCGGCGCCGCGATCGTGCGCGACCTGGCGAAGAACGGCTTCGCCGTGGCGATCCATTGCAACCGATCCCGCGCCGAGGCCGAGGCGCTCGCCGCCGAGATCGATCGCGAGGGTGGTCAGGCCGTGGTCGTGCCGGCGGACCTCACCCGGCTGGACGAGGCCGGCGATCTCGTCGCCCGGGCCGTCGAGCAGGTCGGTCCCATCGGCCTCCTGGTCAACAGCGCCTCGATCTTCGAGCCCGACGAGATCGGCAGTTTCGACTGGGACGTCTGGGACGCGCATTTTGCCGTGCATGTGAAGGCGCCGGTGTTCCTCGCGCGGCAGCTTTCGGAAGCGCTCCCGGCCGAAATGGCCGGCCTCGTCGTCAACATCATCGACGAACGCGTCTGGCGTCCCAATCCGAACTTCTTCTCCTACACGCTGTCCAAGTCGGCGCTGTGGGACGCGACGCGGACCATGGCGCAGGCGCTGGCGCCGCGCCTCCGCGTCAACGCCATCGGCCCAGGCCCGACTTTGCCCAACATCCGCCAGCAGCGCGCCGATTTCGACCGGCAGGTGGCCGGCCTTCTGCTCGAGCGCGGTCCCGACCTGTCGGAATTCGGGGGAACCGTGCGCTATCTGTTCGAGACGATGTCAGTAACCGGTCAAATGATCGCCATCGACGGCGGGCAGCATCTTGCGTGGGAAACGCCGGATGTGACAGGCATGGCGGAATGAGTCCCCGACATCCCATGATCGACGCCGCGGGCCGGCCGGCCGACGACGAGGAGGCCGCCCTGCTTATCGCCGACGAGCAGGACGACGACGAAGGCGACATTGTCGAGGAAGCCGCTTCCGCGCCCG
It encodes:
- a CDS encoding SDR family oxidoreductase codes for the protein MIHQPRTALVTGGARRIGAAIVRDLAKNGFAVAIHCNRSRAEAEALAAEIDREGGQAVVVPADLTRLDEAGDLVARAVEQVGPIGLLVNSASIFEPDEIGSFDWDVWDAHFAVHVKAPVFLARQLSEALPAEMAGLVVNIIDERVWRPNPNFFSYTLSKSALWDATRTMAQALAPRLRVNAIGPGPTLPNIRQQRADFDRQVAGLLLERGPDLSEFGGTVRYLFETMSVTGQMIAIDGGQHLAWETPDVTGMAE